Proteins from one Acropora muricata isolate sample 2 chromosome 9, ASM3666990v1, whole genome shotgun sequence genomic window:
- the LOC136929993 gene encoding cytochrome b5-like isoform X2, which yields MEPLQEQRGTLVTSKPRLFSLQDVSQHSDGNSCWIVIEDAVYDVTNFLAEHPGGSEIMLEHAGMDATSVFQDINHSTEAKKMLLGYYIGELIERDRIHKKKPRS from the exons ATGGAACCTTTGCAAGAACAGAGAGGGACATTAGTTACATCTAAACCCAGATTATTCTCGTTGCAAGATGTTTCTCAACATTCTGATGGAAATTCTTGCTGGATTGTTATCGAAGATGCAGTGTACGACGTAACCAACTTTTTGGCGGAG CACCCAGGTGGTAGCGAGATCATGCTCGAGCATGCTG GTATGGATGCCACGTCTGTGTTCCAAGATATCAATCACTCAACTGAAGCAAAGAAAATGCTCCTTGGATACTACATTGGTGAGCTGATAGAG AGGGACAGGATTCACAAGAAAAAGCCCAGGTCTTGA
- the LOC136929993 gene encoding uncharacterized protein isoform X3, producing the protein MEPLQEQRGTLVTSKPRLFSLQDVSQHSDGNSCWIVIEDAVYDVTNFLAEHPGGSEIMLEHAGMDATSVFQDINHSTEAKKMLLGYYIGELIEEAV; encoded by the exons ATGGAACCTTTGCAAGAACAGAGAGGGACATTAGTTACATCTAAACCCAGATTATTCTCGTTGCAAGATGTTTCTCAACATTCTGATGGAAATTCTTGCTGGATTGTTATCGAAGATGCAGTGTACGACGTAACCAACTTTTTGGCGGAG CACCCAGGTGGTAGCGAGATCATGCTCGAGCATGCTG GTATGGATGCCACGTCTGTGTTCCAAGATATCAATCACTCAACTGAAGCAAAGAAAATGCTCCTTGGATACTACATTGGTGAGCTGATAGAG